In Nitrospira sp., one DNA window encodes the following:
- a CDS encoding ABC transporter permease, producing MKLHRITALIVRHLYLYRRSLPRIMEIFYWPFLDLVIWGFITLYLARYQSQVPGFVTFFLGALILWDMLFRSQQGITISFLEELWARNLMNLFASPLKPSEFLTATMAMSVMKVTIVSIVMVGCALLFYSYNILIVGVWLMPFVLNLVMTGWIIGVFTTSLIMRFGQEAEVLAWSMVFLFQPISCVFYPMEVLPTWLQMIAMVNPAAHVFEGMRTVLGAGAPPVGDLAWAVCLNAALLVGVVAWFYRTVAYCKDQGLLVRVGE from the coding sequence ATGAAACTGCACCGCATCACGGCATTGATCGTCAGGCATTTGTACCTCTACCGACGCAGTTTGCCCCGCATCATGGAAATTTTTTACTGGCCTTTCCTGGATCTCGTGATCTGGGGGTTTATCACGCTCTATCTCGCTCGATACCAAAGCCAGGTCCCGGGATTCGTCACTTTTTTCTTGGGCGCGTTGATCCTATGGGACATGCTGTTTCGATCGCAACAGGGGATCACGATTTCCTTTCTCGAAGAGCTCTGGGCGCGTAACCTGATGAATCTGTTCGCCAGCCCGTTGAAACCGAGCGAGTTTTTGACAGCCACGATGGCGATGAGTGTGATGAAGGTGACGATCGTCTCGATTGTCATGGTGGGCTGTGCCCTCTTGTTTTATTCGTATAACATCCTGATCGTCGGGGTATGGCTAATGCCGTTCGTACTCAATTTGGTCATGACCGGCTGGATTATCGGCGTGTTTACGACTTCACTCATCATGAGGTTCGGACAAGAGGCTGAGGTGCTCGCCTGGAGCATGGTCTTTCTCTTCCAGCCGATCTCCTGTGTTTTCTATCCGATGGAAGTGTTGCCCACGTGGCTACAGATGATCGCCATGGTGAATCCAGCAGCACATGTCTTTGAGGGGATGCGGACTGTCTTAGGTGCAGGCGCACCACCAGTTGGGGACCTTGCCTGGGCGGTTTGCCTGAACGCGGCGTTGCTCGTCGGCGTCGTCGCATGGTTCTATCGGACGGTAGCCTATTGTAAGGACCAAGGGCTTCTGGTTCGAGTCGGGGAGTAA
- a CDS encoding Mrp/NBP35 family ATP-binding protein, whose translation MARELNVINTGNDGDACTYLWACAICDENERCQKDKEGHSRWLVAKRMERIEHKVLIMSNKGGVGKTTCTTNIAVSLALKGWHVGICDMDIHGPNIPKMVGAEGQKLKISTSGGIIPFQAYNLKIASMSFLLQNSDDPIIWRDAYKYEFINQLLGGVDWQDLNFLLIDLPPGTGNESVTTIDLLGTVSGAVIITTPQEVALLDSRKSVTFCKDSEVPIIGIVENMSGLECPNCHTHIDVFRKGGGEASALDMGVPFLGRIPLDPDVVTQSDAGEPYALFNSDQPTAEAYHRIANQVEAFCKKGASLVKMGRTATGLLKGGSQ comes from the coding sequence ATGGCACGTGAACTCAACGTTATCAATACTGGAAATGATGGAGATGCCTGCACCTATCTGTGGGCCTGCGCCATCTGCGACGAGAACGAACGGTGCCAAAAGGATAAAGAAGGCCATAGCAGATGGTTGGTCGCCAAACGGATGGAGCGCATCGAGCACAAAGTCCTCATCATGAGCAATAAAGGAGGTGTGGGGAAAACCACATGTACGACGAACATTGCGGTGAGCCTCGCCCTTAAGGGATGGCATGTCGGCATCTGCGATATGGATATTCACGGCCCCAACATTCCGAAAATGGTCGGCGCGGAAGGACAGAAGCTGAAGATCAGCACCTCCGGAGGGATTATTCCCTTTCAAGCGTACAATTTGAAGATTGCCTCGATGTCGTTTCTCCTGCAGAACTCAGACGATCCGATTATCTGGCGCGATGCCTATAAGTACGAGTTCATCAATCAGCTCCTCGGCGGTGTCGATTGGCAGGATTTGAATTTTCTCCTGATCGATCTCCCGCCGGGAACGGGGAACGAGTCGGTCACGACGATCGATCTGCTCGGCACGGTGAGCGGTGCCGTGATTATTACGACGCCACAAGAAGTGGCACTCCTTGATTCCAGAAAATCCGTCACGTTTTGCAAGGACAGCGAGGTACCGATCATCGGCATCGTGGAAAATATGAGCGGGCTCGAATGCCCGAACTGCCATACCCATATTGATGTCTTCCGGAAGGGCGGTGGTGAAGCGTCGGCGCTCGATATGGGAGTCCCGTTTTTGGGGCGGATTCCGCTCGATCCGGACGTGGTCACACAGTCGGACGCGGGTGAACCCTATGCGCTGTTCAACTCCGACCAGCCGACGGCCGAAGCCTATCATCGTATCGCCAATCAGGTTGAAGCCTTCTGTAAAAAAGGCGCATCGCTGGTGAAAATGGGGCGGACGGCCACAGGATTGCTGAAGGGGGGCAGCCAGTGA
- the mobB gene encoding molybdopterin-guanine dinucleotide biosynthesis protein B, which translates to MSIPIVSFIGRSNSGKTTLIERLIPELVKAGYRVATVKHAGHGFDLDTEGKDSWRHKRAGAGTVVVVAKGSLALFADVSEQLKVEEVRDRFLDASYDLIIAEGWKSEGYPKIVIVRDQPGEIAHSSDGLLAVVSDKPLDLPVPVLHLDDVAGVADLLIKQFPRRRREHELEV; encoded by the coding sequence ATGTCCATTCCAATTGTTTCCTTTATCGGCCGGTCGAACAGCGGTAAAACAACCTTGATCGAACGCCTCATCCCCGAGTTGGTCAAGGCCGGATACCGTGTGGCGACGGTGAAACATGCCGGCCACGGGTTTGATCTTGATACGGAAGGGAAGGATAGTTGGCGCCATAAGCGTGCCGGTGCCGGTACTGTTGTGGTGGTAGCGAAGGGCAGTCTCGCCTTGTTTGCCGATGTTTCCGAACAGCTGAAGGTGGAGGAAGTGCGCGATCGTTTCCTGGACGCCTCCTATGATCTCATTATCGCCGAAGGGTGGAAAAGCGAAGGGTATCCGAAGATCGTCATCGTTCGAGATCAGCCCGGTGAAATTGCGCACTCTTCCGACGGCCTTCTCGCGGTCGTCTCCGACAAGCCACTCGATCTACCAGTGCCCGTGCTGCATCTGGACGATGTGGCCGGGGTCGCCGACCTCTTGATCAAGCAGTTCCCTCGTAGACGCCGGGAGCATGAGCTGGAAGTCTAA
- a CDS encoding RNA-binding protein, with the protein MGSKIYVGGLPYSATEQQLSDLFGAHGAVASARIITDKFTGQSRGFGFVEMSSDSEAQAAITALNGSDMGGRTLTVNEARPQEPRTGGGGRGGFGGGGGRSGGGGKRDRW; encoded by the coding sequence ATGGGTTCGAAGATCTATGTCGGTGGGTTGCCCTATTCGGCGACCGAGCAGCAATTGAGTGACTTATTCGGAGCCCATGGCGCAGTGGCCTCGGCGCGAATCATCACGGACAAATTCACCGGCCAATCTCGTGGATTCGGCTTTGTGGAAATGTCGTCGGATTCCGAGGCGCAAGCAGCCATCACCGCCCTCAATGGGTCGGACATGGGTGGCCGGACTTTGACAGTCAATGAAGCACGTCCTCAAGAACCGCGCACAGGCGGCGGGGGGCGTGGTGGATTCGGTGGTGGTGGTGGTCGGAGCGGAGGTGGCGGGAAGCGCGATCGCTGGTAA
- a CDS encoding molybdopterin molybdotransferase MoeA encodes MKAVDAMTGLTQLHEAQQVVLDAAPMLGLEKISILDALGRVLGEDIVAERDNPPWDNSAMDGFAVRWEDIKQEQAIQKPVSLSVIEDVPAGMMPSKAVGSGQAIRIMTGAPIPQGADTVLKVEDTEHAADSVRVFKVEPKGANIRPQGEDVKKGDRIIAKGSRIRPSEAGMLAILAKSFLFAYQRPRVAILSTGDELADLDERFSEEKIINSNSYGMAAAVQEAGGIPLLLGIARDTPMALKEKISHGLNADMLVLSGGVSMGDYDFTKAVFRELGAEMNFWKLAIRPGQPLAFGKIQGKLAFGLPGNPVSSMVTFEQLVRPALLKMSGCRSYGRPVVQAIFQERFSKRTDRRHFLRGILTQEEGVFKVRTTGDQGSGILTSMVKANCLIDVPVAVERLNPGDEVVVQLLSGEAWPVHTEHGHSGGNRLSCC; translated from the coding sequence GTGAAAGCTGTGGATGCCATGACCGGATTGACCCAACTCCACGAGGCGCAACAAGTGGTGCTCGATGCTGCGCCGATGTTGGGTCTCGAAAAAATCTCGATTCTCGACGCCTTGGGCCGTGTCCTGGGTGAGGACATTGTCGCGGAGCGAGACAACCCGCCGTGGGATAACTCAGCGATGGATGGGTTTGCCGTCAGATGGGAGGATATCAAGCAGGAGCAAGCCATTCAGAAACCAGTCAGTCTCTCGGTCATTGAAGATGTCCCAGCAGGGATGATGCCGTCAAAAGCAGTTGGTTCTGGTCAGGCCATCCGGATCATGACGGGGGCCCCGATCCCCCAAGGGGCTGATACAGTCCTGAAGGTCGAAGACACGGAGCATGCAGCTGATTCGGTCCGCGTATTTAAGGTGGAACCAAAAGGAGCCAACATTAGACCGCAGGGGGAGGACGTCAAAAAAGGGGACCGCATTATCGCGAAAGGGAGCAGAATCCGTCCCAGCGAGGCAGGGATGTTGGCGATTCTTGCGAAGTCGTTCCTGTTCGCCTACCAGCGGCCGCGAGTAGCGATCCTTTCGACTGGTGACGAATTGGCTGACTTGGATGAACGGTTCAGCGAGGAGAAGATCATCAATTCCAACAGTTACGGAATGGCCGCGGCGGTGCAGGAAGCGGGGGGCATTCCGTTATTGCTCGGCATTGCGCGGGATACGCCGATGGCCCTTAAAGAAAAGATCTCACATGGGTTGAATGCCGACATGTTGGTGTTGTCCGGTGGAGTGTCGATGGGTGATTATGATTTCACCAAAGCGGTGTTCCGTGAACTCGGCGCCGAGATGAATTTTTGGAAACTCGCCATCCGACCCGGCCAGCCGTTGGCGTTCGGCAAGATTCAGGGAAAGCTTGCCTTCGGCCTTCCAGGGAATCCGGTCTCGTCGATGGTGACGTTTGAGCAATTGGTTCGGCCCGCATTACTAAAAATGAGTGGGTGTCGGAGCTATGGACGTCCGGTGGTTCAGGCCATATTCCAGGAACGATTTTCCAAGCGGACCGATCGGAGGCATTTCCTGCGAGGCATTCTCACGCAGGAAGAAGGTGTGTTCAAGGTTCGAACGACCGGAGACCAAGGATCTGGTATTCTCACATCTATGGTGAAAGCGAATTGTCTTATCGATGTGCCGGTGGCAGTTGAGCGTCTGAATCCCGGCGACGAGGTGGTCGTTCAATTATTGAGCGGTGAGGCATGGCCCGTTCATACCGAGCATGGCCATTCCGGAGGTAATCGGCTCTCCTGCTGCTAG
- a CDS encoding NapC/NirT family cytochrome c, translated as MSWKSKATLVVSLGAGALALGGIAIPLTDQPTFCAGCHTIAPAYESWTKSSHKEVTCVACHVRPGIQGWLSDKVLAGAKDATIYVLGTPTDAHNLKARVDSGVCLGCHRHILRVSETAPRDLPSPVKEVGLVMSHGRHMEAFGARGQGEGCTTCHSGVVHDEPIKGYPIVIPRGHVSADSKPWYPPHPEGSHLRARALNDCFRCHDGKTQYGGKTLDRKCETCHIPEKISGALLFN; from the coding sequence ATGAGCTGGAAGTCTAAGGCCACGCTCGTGGTGAGCCTTGGTGCCGGAGCCTTGGCTCTGGGTGGAATTGCGATTCCGCTCACGGATCAGCCGACATTCTGTGCCGGATGCCACACCATCGCCCCTGCCTATGAGAGCTGGACCAAGTCTTCCCATAAGGAAGTCACCTGTGTTGCCTGTCATGTAAGGCCTGGGATTCAAGGCTGGTTATCCGACAAGGTCTTGGCGGGAGCCAAAGATGCGACGATTTATGTACTTGGAACGCCGACCGATGCGCACAATCTCAAGGCAAGAGTGGATTCCGGAGTCTGTCTCGGTTGCCATCGTCACATCCTTCGTGTGTCTGAAACGGCGCCGCGCGATCTTCCGTCGCCGGTGAAAGAGGTGGGGTTGGTCATGAGCCATGGCCGGCATATGGAGGCTTTCGGAGCCCGTGGACAGGGTGAAGGGTGTACGACCTGTCATTCCGGTGTCGTGCATGATGAACCCATCAAGGGTTATCCCATCGTCATTCCACGCGGACATGTGTCGGCCGACAGCAAACCTTGGTATCCGCCTCATCCGGAAGGCTCTCACCTCCGCGCAAGGGCGCTCAACGACTGTTTTCGCTGCCATGATGGGAAGACACAGTATGGCGGGAAAACGTTGGACCGCAAATGCGAGACCTGCCATATTCCGGAGAAGATCAGCGGCGCTTTGCTCTTCAACTAA
- a CDS encoding ISNCY family transposase: MVGEDRVLMSGKELRRVHVIRQALEKQITQEKAGELLGLTERQIRRLLRRVEQEGDQGLVHRGRGQPSNRRIPEQRKAKILKLYEERYGDFGPTLATEKLAERHRLEVSAETLRGWLMAKGVTHFRRRKRPHRAWRARKAHVGELVQLDGSHHDWLEGRGPQCVLMAYIDDASSRVFARFYEYEGTIPAMDSFQRYGRRYGLPLALYADKHTTYQSPAEPTVAEQLAGEEPLSQFGRALDELGVELIAAHSPQAKGRVERLFKTFQDRLVKELRLAGIATIEDANRFVEGYLPIYNRRFAVAPAQSADLHRPTPPARELDGSVCLKTTRCVRKDFTIAHERQLYQIHGTIRARHVLVEQWLDGTMRLTHQGRALDFHAIAVRPSAPGVDVNAVRRPRRPVAPKLDHPWRKRLLPKRGEHAAVVGT, encoded by the coding sequence ATGGTCGGAGAGGACAGAGTACTTATGAGTGGGAAGGAACTGCGGCGGGTCCATGTGATCCGCCAAGCGTTGGAGAAGCAGATCACCCAGGAGAAGGCGGGGGAGCTATTGGGGCTGACGGAGCGTCAGATCCGGCGCCTCCTGCGACGAGTGGAGCAGGAAGGCGACCAGGGGCTCGTCCATCGCGGACGCGGGCAGCCGTCGAACCGGCGGATTCCCGAGCAGAGGAAGGCGAAGATCTTGAAGCTGTACGAAGAGCGGTATGGGGATTTTGGGCCGACGTTGGCGACGGAGAAGCTAGCGGAACGGCACCGACTCGAGGTCAGCGCCGAGACGCTGCGGGGCTGGCTGATGGCGAAGGGGGTGACGCACTTTCGGCGGCGGAAGCGCCCGCATCGGGCCTGGCGGGCGCGGAAGGCGCATGTTGGGGAACTGGTGCAACTGGATGGCTCCCATCATGATTGGTTGGAGGGGCGCGGCCCGCAGTGTGTCCTGATGGCGTACATCGACGATGCGAGCAGTCGCGTGTTTGCCCGGTTCTATGAGTACGAGGGCACGATCCCGGCGATGGACAGTTTTCAGCGCTACGGGCGGCGCTATGGGTTGCCACTGGCGCTCTATGCGGACAAGCATACGACCTACCAGTCGCCGGCTGAGCCCACGGTGGCGGAGCAACTGGCCGGGGAGGAACCTCTGAGTCAGTTCGGACGGGCGCTGGACGAGCTGGGGGTTGAGCTGATCGCGGCGCACTCCCCCCAGGCCAAGGGGAGGGTGGAACGGCTCTTCAAAACCTTTCAAGATCGACTGGTTAAAGAGCTGCGCCTGGCCGGGATCGCGACCATTGAGGACGCCAATCGCTTCGTGGAGGGGTATCTGCCCATCTACAACCGGCGCTTTGCCGTGGCACCGGCGCAGTCCGCCGATCTGCATCGACCGACGCCACCGGCCCGAGAGCTGGACGGGAGCGTGTGTCTCAAGACCACTCGATGTGTGCGCAAGGACTTCACGATTGCGCATGAGAGGCAACTCTATCAAATTCACGGCACGATTCGGGCGCGGCACGTCCTGGTGGAACAATGGCTCGATGGGACGATGCGGCTCACGCACCAGGGGCGGGCGCTCGATTTTCATGCGATCGCGGTGCGGCCCTCGGCCCCCGGAGTGGACGTCAACGCGGTTCGGCGACCCCGGCGCCCGGTCGCGCCGAAGCTGGACCATCCGTGGAGGAAGCGGCTGTTGCCGAAACGAGGAGAACACGCGGCGGTGGTCGGAACATAA
- a CDS encoding Do family serine endopeptidase codes for MANWSQQATKILLGSGLIVWALSGSGCVSSASAAGVPPAWAQGFSDIVKKTTPAVVNIAVTGGGEGSRRRGGAPPGPFGAPPPGDEPGGGELPTPPPIPHGPPTPHGRPDQSAGSGVILDSNGFIVTNNHVVEGATQITVTLSDRREFSAKVVGTDPKTDLAVVKIDAKDLPSLRWAEYDKLQVGDLVLAVGSPFGLSSTVTLGIISALGRGNVGIADYEDFIQTDAAINPGNSGGALVNMNGDLIGINTAIFSRTGGSEGIGFAIPSSIALDIVESLQKTGKVVRGWMGVAIQEITPALAKSFKLPEQRKGVLISDVNENGPSHAAGVKRGDVVVAFNGKDVQSVSQLRNLVARTMVGKDAQIKVLREGKEQLLVVKVAERPSDEILARKEPAPPKESGDTMKLPDNVLASLRVQTLDNALMSQLNISAKTAGVVITSVESGGPAEAAGLQRGDVIQEVNHESIKTLGDYQKAAEKIKKDEVAVLLVNRQGNSLFVAINPR; via the coding sequence ATGGCAAACTGGAGTCAGCAAGCGACGAAGATCCTTCTCGGCAGCGGACTAATTGTATGGGCTCTATCCGGCAGTGGATGCGTGTCATCGGCATCAGCTGCAGGGGTCCCTCCAGCATGGGCTCAAGGCTTTTCGGATATCGTGAAAAAGACCACGCCGGCCGTTGTGAATATCGCGGTGACGGGCGGAGGAGAAGGGAGCCGGAGGCGAGGAGGGGCTCCTCCCGGTCCATTCGGAGCCCCTCCCCCCGGGGATGAGCCTGGAGGAGGAGAATTGCCGACCCCTCCGCCGATTCCGCATGGTCCACCCACGCCGCACGGCCGCCCTGATCAGAGTGCGGGCTCGGGCGTTATCTTGGATTCCAACGGGTTCATCGTGACCAATAATCACGTCGTTGAGGGAGCCACTCAGATTACTGTGACCCTCAGCGATCGGCGCGAGTTTTCGGCGAAGGTGGTAGGCACAGATCCAAAGACGGATTTGGCGGTCGTCAAGATTGACGCCAAGGATCTGCCGTCGCTGCGGTGGGCTGAGTACGACAAATTACAGGTGGGGGATCTTGTGCTGGCGGTTGGAAGCCCGTTCGGCTTGAGTTCGACCGTCACGCTCGGCATCATCAGCGCCCTCGGGCGTGGGAATGTCGGAATCGCCGACTACGAAGATTTCATTCAGACCGACGCGGCGATCAATCCCGGAAATTCAGGCGGGGCTCTCGTCAACATGAATGGAGATCTCATCGGTATCAATACCGCGATCTTCTCGCGAACCGGGGGATCGGAAGGGATCGGGTTTGCGATTCCCAGCAGCATCGCGCTCGACATCGTGGAGAGTCTGCAGAAAACGGGCAAGGTCGTACGCGGATGGATGGGCGTCGCGATCCAGGAAATTACGCCGGCCTTAGCGAAATCGTTCAAGCTTCCAGAGCAGCGGAAAGGTGTGTTGATCAGTGATGTCAATGAAAACGGCCCGTCTCATGCCGCCGGCGTGAAGCGAGGCGATGTGGTCGTGGCATTTAACGGGAAGGACGTTCAAAGTGTCAGCCAGCTGCGCAACCTCGTCGCAAGAACGATGGTAGGAAAGGACGCCCAGATCAAAGTCTTGCGCGAAGGCAAGGAGCAGCTGCTCGTCGTGAAGGTGGCCGAACGCCCGTCGGATGAAATCCTGGCCAGGAAAGAACCGGCGCCGCCGAAGGAGTCGGGAGACACGATGAAGCTTCCGGACAATGTGCTCGCGTCATTGCGTGTCCAGACGCTGGACAACGCGTTGATGAGCCAGTTGAACATTTCCGCGAAGACGGCGGGAGTGGTCATCACGTCGGTCGAGTCTGGTGGACCGGCAGAGGCAGCCGGACTCCAGCGTGGTGACGTGATTCAAGAAGTCAATCACGAGTCGATCAAGACGCTCGGTGATTATCAAAAGGCCGCGGAAAAGATCAAGAAGGACGAAGTCGCCGTGCTGTTGGTCAATCGACAAGGAAACAGCCTGTTCGTGGCGATTAATCCGAGGTAG
- a CDS encoding ABC transporter ATP-binding protein — protein MATPVLKASDLTKRFGDFTAVDRVSFEIRPGEILGLLGPNGAGKTTTIQMLLGLVTPTAGSIHMFDLDLSTHREEILQQVNFSSTYISMPQSLTVEENLWVVARLYGVSDIARRVNDIVKKLEMEEFRGKITRKLSSGQMTRLTLAKAFLTEPRILFLDEPTASLDPDIADKIRSLLKEERRSSGLSILYTSHNMREMEEMSDRIIFLQRGRIVAEGTAQDIVDRFGKADLEEVFLKFAREQGQVSS, from the coding sequence ATGGCTACTCCAGTATTGAAAGCGTCGGACCTGACCAAGCGGTTCGGCGATTTTACCGCGGTCGATAGAGTGTCCTTTGAGATCAGACCGGGAGAAATCCTGGGGCTGCTGGGGCCGAACGGAGCCGGGAAAACCACTACCATACAGATGTTGTTGGGACTCGTGACCCCTACGGCCGGCTCTATTCACATGTTCGATCTGGATCTCTCGACTCATCGTGAGGAGATCCTGCAGCAGGTCAACTTTTCGTCTACCTACATCTCCATGCCCCAGTCGCTTACGGTCGAAGAGAATTTATGGGTCGTGGCGCGGCTCTACGGGGTTTCGGATATCGCTCGGCGCGTCAACGACATCGTCAAGAAGCTGGAGATGGAGGAGTTCCGCGGCAAGATTACCCGCAAGTTGTCGTCTGGTCAGATGACGAGACTCACCTTGGCCAAAGCGTTTCTGACCGAACCGCGCATCCTCTTTCTTGATGAGCCGACGGCGAGTTTGGACCCCGATATCGCCGACAAGATCAGATCGTTGCTGAAAGAAGAGCGGCGATCATCCGGCTTGAGCATTCTCTACACGTCACATAACATGCGTGAAATGGAAGAAATGTCGGATCGCATCATCTTTCTTCAGCGGGGACGCATCGTGGCGGAGGGCACGGCGCAAGACATTGTCGACCGATTCGGGAAGGCGGACCTGGAAGAGGTATTCTTGAAGTTTGCACGGGAGCAAGGACAGGTCTCATCGTGA
- a CDS encoding 2OG-Fe(II) oxygenase family protein has translation MNVAQAARGLAELSSFSFQSSPVLVVENFWSSEERQCFRSAMNQAVWKSLSDLPNAREDFPNSGNWAKAEISSGEAQRFLSRLQLSCIRDHIESFPDIIGRHAGFNYYSYSAGDCLLTHDDTDQGRFVKGRRALQRRIAVVTYFHEEWQPDWGGELIIYERRADQDGGPISLAPTHCIEPRPGSLVMFTVPRYHRVCRVDPTAGQHRRLSIAGWFMTEHA, from the coding sequence ATGAATGTTGCGCAAGCGGCAAGAGGACTGGCTGAATTATCCTCCTTCTCATTTCAGAGCAGCCCTGTGCTGGTCGTGGAGAACTTTTGGTCGTCAGAAGAGCGGCAATGTTTTCGATCAGCAATGAATCAGGCTGTCTGGAAAAGTCTTTCGGATCTCCCGAACGCTCGAGAAGACTTTCCGAATTCCGGGAACTGGGCAAAAGCTGAAATTAGCTCAGGTGAGGCTCAGCGATTTCTGTCGCGGCTACAGCTCTCCTGCATTCGAGACCATATCGAATCTTTTCCGGATATCATCGGGCGCCATGCGGGATTCAACTACTACTCGTATTCAGCCGGGGACTGCCTCTTGACCCATGACGACACGGACCAGGGTCGTTTCGTAAAGGGCCGTCGAGCCTTGCAGCGCCGGATTGCCGTCGTCACCTACTTTCATGAGGAATGGCAGCCCGATTGGGGTGGGGAATTGATCATCTATGAGCGGCGAGCAGATCAGGATGGAGGGCCTATTAGTCTGGCGCCGACCCACTGTATCGAACCTCGCCCTGGATCGCTGGTCATGTTTACCGTCCCTCGATACCATCGAGTCTGTCGCGTGGATCCCACGGCCGGTCAACATCGGCGGTTATCGATCGCCGGATGGTTCATGACGGAGCATGCGTAG
- the tatC gene encoding twin-arginine translocase subunit TatC yields MLNKLNRWLQDSVFKPLEDKKMPVMEHLVEFQVRLTRAVIALAVLFMGTFFYADTLVKWLRVPLQSMFVPSKLTWEPTDLPTVPFVFLAPAEALWQNVKVAGLFAIVLAMPYLLFEIWRFVVPGLHVQERRFVGPFVCISALAFYAGAGFSFFFVLPFALNFLISYGVNAGFVPQISIAQYVGFALWFLMVFGLIFEVPLAITLMAKLGWVDAPFLIQYWKWALLGSFVIAAILTPTPDPFNQTLMAGPMFLLYWVGIFGAKCFGKNTSAESHQAGIPTVAMAGAGVGGTASGMSTPKSSGDDYVSVPGGRHD; encoded by the coding sequence GTGCTGAATAAGCTGAACCGGTGGCTGCAAGATTCGGTCTTCAAGCCGCTGGAAGACAAGAAGATGCCGGTCATGGAGCACCTCGTGGAGTTCCAAGTCCGGCTCACACGTGCGGTGATCGCTCTGGCGGTCCTGTTCATGGGGACGTTTTTTTATGCCGATACATTGGTCAAGTGGTTGCGGGTTCCACTCCAGAGTATGTTCGTGCCGAGCAAATTAACCTGGGAACCGACCGATTTGCCGACGGTGCCGTTCGTGTTCCTCGCGCCGGCGGAGGCACTCTGGCAGAACGTCAAGGTAGCGGGCCTGTTCGCTATCGTGCTCGCCATGCCCTATCTTTTGTTTGAGATCTGGAGATTCGTCGTTCCGGGACTTCACGTGCAAGAGCGACGGTTTGTCGGGCCGTTCGTCTGTATAAGCGCGTTGGCGTTCTACGCGGGGGCCGGATTCTCATTTTTTTTCGTGCTTCCATTCGCGTTGAATTTTTTGATTTCGTACGGGGTGAACGCCGGATTCGTACCGCAAATCTCGATCGCCCAGTATGTCGGGTTTGCCCTGTGGTTTTTGATGGTCTTCGGGCTGATCTTTGAAGTACCGTTGGCCATCACGCTCATGGCAAAGTTGGGCTGGGTCGATGCTCCGTTTTTGATTCAGTATTGGAAGTGGGCGTTGTTGGGATCATTTGTCATTGCCGCGATCCTGACTCCGACACCGGACCCGTTCAATCAGACGCTTATGGCCGGCCCCATGTTTCTCCTGTACTGGGTCGGCATCTTCGGTGCAAAGTGCTTTGGCAAGAATACATCTGCTGAAAGTCATCAGGCCGGTATTCCGACGGTCGCCATGGCCGGCGCAGGGGTTGGAGGGACTGCTTCGGGCATGTCCACGCCGAAATCCTCCGGCGACGACTATGTCAGCGTACCCGGAGGACGACACGACTAA